A window of the Brassica napus cultivar Da-Ae chromosome C5, Da-Ae, whole genome shotgun sequence genome harbors these coding sequences:
- the LOC106379695 gene encoding geranylgeranyl pyrophosphate synthase 9, chloroplastic, giving the protein MATVHLSSSSLFIQFKGRRYNSIPSVKSLQKRNVLSMSSALTSRGGDMITPHGKGNDHNSSTFDFKSYMTRKAESVNAALDVCVPLLKPLTIQEAVRYSLLAGGKRVRPLLCIAACELVGGDEASAMSAACAVEMIHTSSLIHDDLPCMDNADLRRGKPTNHKVFGEDMAVLAGDALLALAFGNMTVVSSGLVAPERTVRAVTELAKAIGMKGLVAGQMIDLRSQGLNPEDAGLERLEFIHLHKTAALLEASAVLGVIMGGGTDEEIKRLRKYARCIGLLFQVVDDILDVTKSTEELGKSAGKDVMAGKLTYPRLIGLEKSRELAETLSREAEEQLLGFDPNKAAPLVALASYIAGRHN; this is encoded by the exons ATGGCGACTGTTCATCTCAGCTCATCATCCCTCTTCATACAATTCAAAGGAAGAAGATACAACTCCATACCCTCCGTCAAGAGTCTTCAAAAACGCAACGTTTTGTCTATGTCATCTGCTCTCACGTCACGAGGTGGAGACATGATTACACCACACGGTAAAGGAAATGATCACAACTCCTCCACCTTTGACTTCAAGTCATATATGACCCGTAAAGCCGAATCTGTGAACGCTGCTCTAGACGTTTGCGTACCGCTTCTGAAACCCCTTACGATTCAAGAGGCGGTGCGGTACTCATTGCTAGCTGGTGGAAAACGCGTGAGGCCTCTGCTCTGTATTGCTGCCTGCGAGCTTGTGGGTGGCGACGAGGCTAGTGCCATGTCAGCAGCTTGCGCGGTGGAGATGATACACACGAGCTCTCTTATTCATGACGACCTTCCCTGCATGGACAATGCTGATCTCCGCAGAGGCAAGCCAACCAACCACAAG GTATTTGGAGAAGACATGGCAGTTCTGGCGGGTGATGCACTCCTTGCTTTGGCTTTTGGGAACATGACGGTCGTGTCAAGTGGTTTGGTCGCTCCGGAGAGGACGGTTCGAGCAGTAACTGAGCTGGCAAAGGCCATAGGGATGAAAGGGCTTGTAGCTGGGCAAATGATTGACCTACGCAGCCAAGGGTTAAATCCAGAGGATGCTGGCTTGGAGCGTCTAGAGTTCATCCACCTTCACAAAACGGCTGCACTGTTGGAGGCATCGGCAGTTTTAGGGGTTATAATGGGAGGTGGGACGGATGAAGAGATTAAGAGGCTTAGAAAGTACGCGAGATGTATTGGGTTACTGTTTCAAGTGGTTGATGATATTCTTGACGTAACAAAATCTACTGAGGAATTGGGTAAGAGCGCCGGGAAAGACGTTATGGCTGGAAAACTAACGTATCCGAGGTTGATTGGTTTGGAGAAATCCAGGGAACTTGCGGAGACGTTGAGCAGAGAAGCAGAGGAACAGCTTCTAGGGTTTGATCCGAATAAGGCGGCGCCTCTGGTGGCTTTGGCTAGCTACATTGCTGGCAGACACAACTGA
- the LOC106439746 gene encoding uncharacterized protein LOC106439746 isoform X2 yields the protein MTLRPSFRSRGNPSKAASASRGSDRNQGGSFLISMKEVLDDGGSKPVVETTPTEVVAQDAAPLPEVQVPEADYQAPKGTSEIEPSRHKRPRIDQGGASIRSSSSSSRGGTVGWSFTHSKPGSILDDSWGLAAIMRHLKSVGCPLPALKDLTNRDEYLDIAHCMGQLAGAVNRAQLRFENALCAAPNAGELAEVTEMVKAAKTDLDQARVRISELEAEVTRLGSKADAQQGEIESQKLDIQVKSRRINDLEAARKIAEHQVRELIASSRDSQKNKEAEVKLAVREGKKEVAEAYGKILVCVKEKFARKKDEVDALVYAQELQANADLLKDMLNNKIQSVEEEYNQLVALLPEATTAYEKAQVSDFSVSKLPLPQISESSAPVEAAIGGDGNVVDEGVPAGAGDPIQEEKED from the exons ATGACTCTGCGACCGTCATTCCGTTCTAGGGGTAACCCCTCTAAAGCTGCCAGTGCTTCTCGTGGAAGCGACAGGAACCAAGGAGGATCGTTCCTTATCTCAATGAAGGAAGTTTTGGACGACGGAGGATCCAAACCTGTTGTCGAGACTACTCCAACTGAGGTTGTAGCTCAGGATGCTGCTCCTCTCCCTGAGGTCCAGGTGCCGGAGGCTGACTACCAGGCTCCGAAGGGTACCTCTGAGATCGAGCCGTCGAGACACAAGAGGCCCAGGATCGATCAGGGCGGAGCTTCCATccgttcttcttcctcgtcctctagaGGAGGGACTGTTGGGTGGAGCTTTACCCATTCGAAGCCTGGGTCGATCCTGGATGACTCTTGGGGCCTAGCTGCGATAATGAGGCACCTGAAGAGCGTGGGATGTCCCCTTCCAGCGCTCAAGGACCTGACTAACCGAGATGAGTATCTCGATATTGCCCACTGTATGGGTCAG TTGGCTGGGGCTGTTAACAGGGCCCAGCTCAGGTTTGAGAATGCTCTGTGTGCTGCCCCCAATGCTGGTGAACTTGCTGAGGTTACCGAGATGGTTAAGGCAGCCAAAACCGATCTTGACCAAGCCCGGGTTCGAATTTCTGAACTCGAAGCCGAAGTGACGAGGCTAGGCTCGAAGGCCGATGCTCAGCAAGGAGAGATCGAGAGTCAAAAGCTCGATATCCAGGTGAAGAGCAGGAGGATCAATGATTTAGAGGCTGCTCGAAAGATAGCTGAGCATCAAGTACGTGAGCTCATTGCCTCATCCCGGGATAGCCAGAAGAACAAGGAAGCTGAAGTCAAGCTGGCTGTCAGGGAAGGGAAGAAAGAAGTCGCCGAAGCTTACGGCAAGATCCTGGTCTGTGTTAAGGAGAAGTTTGCTAGGAAGAAAGATGAGGTCGACGCTTTGGTGTACGCTCAGGAGCTCCAAGCTAATGCCGACCTCTTGAAGGATATGCTGAACAACAAGATCCAAAGCGTTGAAGAGGAGTACAACCAATTGGTGGCCTTATTACCAGAAGCGACAACTGCGTATGAGAAGGCTCAAGTCTCTGACTTCTCGGTCAGCAAGCTTCCTCTTCCCCAGATCTCGGAGAGTTCAG CTCCAGTCGAGGCAGCAATAGGAGGTGACGGCAATGTGGTCGATGAGGGAGTTCCTGCCGGTGCTGGTGATCCGATTcaggaagagaaggaagattga
- the LOC106439746 gene encoding uncharacterized protein LOC106439746 isoform X3, producing the protein MTLRPSFRSRGNPSKAASASRGSDRNQGGSFLISMKEVLDDGGSKPVVETTPTEVVAQDAAPLPEVQVPEADYQAPKGTSEIEPSRHKRPRIDQGGASIRSSSSSSRGGTVGWSFTHSKPGSILDDSWGLAAIMRHLKSVGCPLPALKDLTNRDEYLDIAHCMGQLAGAVNRAQLRFENALCAAPNAGELAEVTEMVKAAKTDLDQARVRISELEAEVTRLGSKADAQQGEIESQKLDIQVKSRRINDLEAARKIAEHQVRELIASSRDSQKNKEAEVKLAVREGKKEVAEAYGKILVCVKEKFARKKDEVDALVYAQELQANADLLKDMLNNKIQSVEEEYNQLVALLPEATTAYEKAQVSDFSVSKLPLPQISESSVEAAIGGDGNVVDEGVPAGAGDPIQEEKED; encoded by the exons ATGACTCTGCGACCGTCATTCCGTTCTAGGGGTAACCCCTCTAAAGCTGCCAGTGCTTCTCGTGGAAGCGACAGGAACCAAGGAGGATCGTTCCTTATCTCAATGAAGGAAGTTTTGGACGACGGAGGATCCAAACCTGTTGTCGAGACTACTCCAACTGAGGTTGTAGCTCAGGATGCTGCTCCTCTCCCTGAGGTCCAGGTGCCGGAGGCTGACTACCAGGCTCCGAAGGGTACCTCTGAGATCGAGCCGTCGAGACACAAGAGGCCCAGGATCGATCAGGGCGGAGCTTCCATccgttcttcttcctcgtcctctagaGGAGGGACTGTTGGGTGGAGCTTTACCCATTCGAAGCCTGGGTCGATCCTGGATGACTCTTGGGGCCTAGCTGCGATAATGAGGCACCTGAAGAGCGTGGGATGTCCCCTTCCAGCGCTCAAGGACCTGACTAACCGAGATGAGTATCTCGATATTGCCCACTGTATGGGTCAG TTGGCTGGGGCTGTTAACAGGGCCCAGCTCAGGTTTGAGAATGCTCTGTGTGCTGCCCCCAATGCTGGTGAACTTGCTGAGGTTACCGAGATGGTTAAGGCAGCCAAAACCGATCTTGACCAAGCCCGGGTTCGAATTTCTGAACTCGAAGCCGAAGTGACGAGGCTAGGCTCGAAGGCCGATGCTCAGCAAGGAGAGATCGAGAGTCAAAAGCTCGATATCCAGGTGAAGAGCAGGAGGATCAATGATTTAGAGGCTGCTCGAAAGATAGCTGAGCATCAAGTACGTGAGCTCATTGCCTCATCCCGGGATAGCCAGAAGAACAAGGAAGCTGAAGTCAAGCTGGCTGTCAGGGAAGGGAAGAAAGAAGTCGCCGAAGCTTACGGCAAGATCCTGGTCTGTGTTAAGGAGAAGTTTGCTAGGAAGAAAGATGAGGTCGACGCTTTGGTGTACGCTCAGGAGCTCCAAGCTAATGCCGACCTCTTGAAGGATATGCTGAACAACAAGATCCAAAGCGTTGAAGAGGAGTACAACCAATTGGTGGCCTTATTACCAGAAGCGACAACTGCGTATGAGAAGGCTCAAGTCTCTGACTTCTCGGTCAGCAAGCTTCCTCTTCCCCAGATCTCGGAGAGTTCAG TCGAGGCAGCAATAGGAGGTGACGGCAATGTGGTCGATGAGGGAGTTCCTGCCGGTGCTGGTGATCCGATTcaggaagagaaggaagattga
- the LOC106439746 gene encoding uncharacterized protein LOC106439746 isoform X1 → MTLRPSFRSRGNPSKAASASRGSDRNQGGSFLISMKEVLDDGGSKPVVETTPTEVVAQDAAPLPEVQVPEADYQAPKGTSEIEPSRHKRPRIDQGGASIRSSSSSSRGGTVGWSFTHSKPGSILDDSWGLAAIMRHLKSVGCPLPALKDLTNRDEYLDIAHCMGQLAGAVNRAQLRFENALCAAPNAGELAEVTEMVKAAKTDLDQARVRISELEAEVTRLGSKADAQQGEIESQKLDIQVKSRRINDLEAARKIAEHQVRELIASSRDSQKNKEAEVKLAVREGKKEVAEAYGKILVCVKEKFARKKDEVDALVYAQELQANADLLKDMLNNKIQSVEEEYNQLVALLPEATTAYEKAQVSDFSVSKLPLPQISESSGTFEINMFNPSFSGEYGSNLGLMAPDLAPVEAAIGGDGNVVDEGVPAGAGDPIQEEKED, encoded by the exons ATGACTCTGCGACCGTCATTCCGTTCTAGGGGTAACCCCTCTAAAGCTGCCAGTGCTTCTCGTGGAAGCGACAGGAACCAAGGAGGATCGTTCCTTATCTCAATGAAGGAAGTTTTGGACGACGGAGGATCCAAACCTGTTGTCGAGACTACTCCAACTGAGGTTGTAGCTCAGGATGCTGCTCCTCTCCCTGAGGTCCAGGTGCCGGAGGCTGACTACCAGGCTCCGAAGGGTACCTCTGAGATCGAGCCGTCGAGACACAAGAGGCCCAGGATCGATCAGGGCGGAGCTTCCATccgttcttcttcctcgtcctctagaGGAGGGACTGTTGGGTGGAGCTTTACCCATTCGAAGCCTGGGTCGATCCTGGATGACTCTTGGGGCCTAGCTGCGATAATGAGGCACCTGAAGAGCGTGGGATGTCCCCTTCCAGCGCTCAAGGACCTGACTAACCGAGATGAGTATCTCGATATTGCCCACTGTATGGGTCAG TTGGCTGGGGCTGTTAACAGGGCCCAGCTCAGGTTTGAGAATGCTCTGTGTGCTGCCCCCAATGCTGGTGAACTTGCTGAGGTTACCGAGATGGTTAAGGCAGCCAAAACCGATCTTGACCAAGCCCGGGTTCGAATTTCTGAACTCGAAGCCGAAGTGACGAGGCTAGGCTCGAAGGCCGATGCTCAGCAAGGAGAGATCGAGAGTCAAAAGCTCGATATCCAGGTGAAGAGCAGGAGGATCAATGATTTAGAGGCTGCTCGAAAGATAGCTGAGCATCAAGTACGTGAGCTCATTGCCTCATCCCGGGATAGCCAGAAGAACAAGGAAGCTGAAGTCAAGCTGGCTGTCAGGGAAGGGAAGAAAGAAGTCGCCGAAGCTTACGGCAAGATCCTGGTCTGTGTTAAGGAGAAGTTTGCTAGGAAGAAAGATGAGGTCGACGCTTTGGTGTACGCTCAGGAGCTCCAAGCTAATGCCGACCTCTTGAAGGATATGCTGAACAACAAGATCCAAAGCGTTGAAGAGGAGTACAACCAATTGGTGGCCTTATTACCAGAAGCGACAACTGCGTATGAGAAGGCTCAAGTCTCTGACTTCTCGGTCAGCAAGCTTCCTCTTCCCCAGATCTCGGAGAGTTCAGGTACTTTCGAGATtaacatgtttaatccatccTTTTCTGGGGAGTATGGCTCTAATTTGGGTTTGATGGCTCCTGACTTAGCTCCAGTCGAGGCAGCAATAGGAGGTGACGGCAATGTGGTCGATGAGGGAGTTCCTGCCGGTGCTGGTGATCCGATTcaggaagagaaggaagattga